A stretch of Vigna angularis cultivar LongXiaoDou No.4 chromosome 4, ASM1680809v1, whole genome shotgun sequence DNA encodes these proteins:
- the LOC108322635 gene encoding glutaredoxin-C9: MQVMKSLTQVDPTPLQQPQPPSSSLSLGLNVMRPYEMVHHLVSCNAVVVFSVTDCCMSTVAKRLLFSLGVGPIVVELDEQANGAGIRSVLHQLAGVQQPVPAVFIGGKFVGGVQTLMASHINGTLVPLLKEAGALWL, encoded by the coding sequence ATGCAAGTCATGAAATCTCTCACTCAAGTCGACCCAACACCGCTCCAACAGCCACAACCACCCTCTTCCTCACTCTCCCTAGGGCTCAACGTCATGAGACCCTATGAGATGGTGCACCACTTGGTCTCATGCAACGCCGTCGTCGTCTTCAGCGTCACCGACTGCTGCATGTCAACTGTCGCCAAGCGCCTCCTCTTCAGCCTCGGCGTCGGCCCCATTGTCGTGGAGCTTGATGAACAGGCCAACGGTGCTGGAATCCGGTCTGTCCTCCACCAGCTTGCTGGGGTCCAGCAGCCTGTTCCTGCTGTCTTCATTGGTGGGAAGTTTGTGGGTGGGGTGCAAACCCTCATGGCCAGCCACATAAATGGCACCCTGGTTCCACTCCTCAAAGAAGCTGGAGCTTTATGGCTTTGA
- the LOC108322626 gene encoding endoplasmic reticulum oxidoreductin-1: protein MVETEPKKKGWGVPWLWVLMSLVAVFVAMAVSSKTSTRISLSGAIDRACQCARGAPKFSGMVEDCCCDYETVDHLNEEVLNPSLQELVKTPFFRYFKVKLWCDCPFWPDDGMCRLRDCSVCECPESEFPESFKKPHAFSMNDLVCQEGKPQAAVDRTLDSKVFRGWTEIDNPWTNDDETDNDEMTYVNLQLNPERYTGYSGASARRIWDAVYSENCPKYPSQELCQEEKILYKLISGLHSSISVHIAAEYLLDETSNLWGQNLTLVYDRVLKYPDRVSNLYFTFLFVLRAVTKAADYLEQAEYDTGNHYEDLKTQSLIKQVLHNPKLQAACPIPFDEANLWRGQSGPELKLQIQQQFRNISALMDCIGCEKCRLWGKLQVLGLGTALKILFSVDGQENSSQTLQLQRNEVIALMNLLNRLSESVKFVREVGPAADSVMEGHVSAHKTLINAWKKIWSFVSKT, encoded by the exons ATGGTGGAAACGGAGCCTAAGAAGAAGGGTTGGGGAGTGCCATGGCTTTGGGTTCTGATGTCTCTCGTGGCTGTGTTTGTTGCTATGGCTGTGTCGTCTAAAACTTCTACCAGAATTTCTCTGTCTGGAGCCATTGATAGAGCTTGTCAGTGTGCCCGG GGTGCACCGAAGTTCAGTGGCATGGTAGAGGACTGTTGTTGTGATTACGAAACTGTGGACCATCTCAATGAGGAAGTGTTGAACCCTTCCCTCCAAGAACTCGTGAAGACCCCTTTCTTTCGATATTTTAAG GTGAAATTATGGTGTGACTGTCCTTTCTGGCCCGATGACGGCATGTGCCGGTTGCGGGACTGTAGTGTATGTGAATGTCCAGAAAGTGAATTCCCTGAATCATTTAAGAAGCCACATGCCTTCTCAATGAATGATCTTGTTTGTCAAGAAGGTAAACCTCAGGCAGCTGTTGACCGTACTTTAGACAGTAAAGTTTTCAGAGGATGGACAGAAATAGACAATCCATGGACAAATGATGATGAGACAGACAACG ACGAGATGACATACGTGAATCTTCAACTGAATCCTGAAAGGTATACTGGTTACTCTGGTGCTTCTGCAAGAAGGATATGGGATGCTGTCTACTCTGAGAACTGCCCCAAAT ATCCGTCTCAAGAGTTATGCCAAGAGGAAAAGATTTTGTATAAATTGATATCCGGTCTTCACTCCTCCATATCAGTACATATAGCTGCTGAGTATCTACTTGATGAAACTTCAAATTTG TGGGGCCAAAATCTTACTTTGGTGTATGATCGAGTCCTAAAATACCCTGATCGTGTCAGCAATTTGTATTTCACTTTTCTCTTTGTGCTGCGAGCAGTGACCAAG GCTGCAGATTATCTGGAACAGGCAGAGTATGATACAGGTAACCATTATGAGGACCTTAAGACACAGTCCTTGATAAAACAGGTACTTCATAACCCCAAGCTTCAAGCTGCTTGTCCGATTCCATTTGATGAAGCTAATTTGTGGAGAGGCCAAAGTGGACCTGAGCTAAAACTGCAAATTCAACAACAATTTAGAAACATCAG TGCATTGATGGATTGTATAGGATGTGAGAAGTGTCGATTATGGGGTAAGCTTCAGGTTCTTGGTCTTGGAACTGCATTAAAGATTCTCTTCTCTGTTGATGGTCAAGAAAACTCAAGTCAAACA CTGCAGCTGCAAAGGAATGAGGTAATTGCATTGATGAACCTTCTGAATCGGCTTTCAGAATCTGTCAAATTTGTCCGTGAAGTGGGACCTGCAGCTGATAGTGTGATGGAAGGACATGTTTCTGCTCATAAAACACTGATTAACGCATGGAAAAAAATTTGGTCCTTTGTATCTAAAACTTAG
- the LOC108322628 gene encoding uncharacterized protein LOC108322628 → MSLVAGSYEKFIWGLTLKPQSQSLTPLFSYPSHLSSIKTVAVSGSVVASGGDDDTIHLYDLSAASSLGSLHQHSASVTALSFYAPPNLPFPRNLISADAAGSLAIFDADGFVHLTTLSVHRNAAINDLALHPSGERALTVARDNCLAVVNLVRGRRNCCLRLDKEATLVKFNASGDHFFMAAKEKVSVHQTEDARILFELECSKPVLCATPARNGLLYTGGEDKSITAWDIKTGKVAYCLEDAHTSRVKGIVVLTDTDGSTGDDDPYLVASGSSDGSIRVWDVRMVAREKPLAEYNTRSRLTCLAGTSLRFRRQKPQDGSKSKIVKRQRLEAGKNAKADDETKEG, encoded by the exons ATGAGTTTGGTTGCAGGTTCGTACGAGAAATTCATCTGGGGTCTCACCCTAAAGCCCCAATCTCAATCCCTAACCCCTCTTTTCTCCTACCCTTCCCACCTCTCTTCCATCAAAACCGTCGCCGTCTCAGGCTCCGTCGTCGCTTCCGGCGGCGACGACGACACCATCCACCTCTACGACCTCTCCGCCGCCTCCTCCCTCGGTTCCCTCCACCAACACTCTGCCTCCGTCACCGCCCTCTCCTTCTACGCCCCTCCCAATCTCCCCTTCCCCCGCAACCTCATCTCCGCCGACGCCGCTGGCTCCCTGGCCATTTTTGACGCGGACGGCTTCGTGCATCTTACCACGCTCTCCGTCCACCGAAACGCTGCTATCAACGACCTCGCCCTGCACCCGTCCGGTGAGCGCGCCCTCACCGTTGCCCGTGACAACTGCCTCGCCGTCGTCAACCTCGTCCGCGGCCGCCGCAACTGCTGCTTGCGCCTCGACAAGGAAGCTACTCTGGTCAAGTTCAATGCGTCCGGCGACCACTTTTTCATGGCCGCGAAGGAGAAGGTTTCTGTCCACCAGACCGAGGATGCACGCATATTGTTCGAATTGGAATGCTCCAAGCCTGTTCTCTGCGCTACTCCTGCTAGG AATGGACTTCTTTACACGGGTGGTGAGGACAAAAGTATAACAGCATGGGATATCAAGACTGGAAAAGTTGCATATTGCTTGGAAGATGCACATACTTCCCGTGTCAAAGGTATTGTTGTGCTCACGGATACTGATGGTTCTACGGGGGATGATGATCCTTACCTAGTGGCATCTGGATCATCTGATGGCAGTATACGTGTCTGGGATGTTCGAATGGTGGCTAGAGAGAAACCACTAGCTGAATATAACACACGGTCAAGATTGACATGCCTTGCTGGAACAAGTCTGAGat TCCGACGGCAAAAGCCCCAGGATGGGAGTAAATCAAAGATAGTCAAACGACAAAGACTCGAGGCTGGAAAGAATGCAAAGGCAGATGATGAAACGAAAGAAGGTTAA
- the LOC128196251 gene encoding uncharacterized protein LOC128196251 isoform X2 — MDDDIEVVFHHGGKLVNDGKLKYEGGETSRFLFDSDVWSYFVVVSVVKGLGYDGFKDLWYSIGGASVLDDKLECLCDDTGAMHMVNLARLNGEVHVFVIHPVSEPQVIHMLENVGHDEGQVEEMTDVDGEQQEMSDVDVEQQEMVDGQVEVQAVVEEEVHGLDEVGGVLEEISDVDGEVEVQAVVEEEVHQVEEVGGVLEGHMGDVDGEVKVDAVMEEEVHEVEEVPGVLEEMGDVDGEVEVEAVVEEEVHLVEEVGGDGEDEGE, encoded by the coding sequence atggaCGACGATATTGAGGTTGTCTTTCACCATGGAGGGAAATTAGTTAATGATGGGAAGCTTAAGTATGAAGGGGGGGAGACATCTAGGTTTTTGTTTGACTCAGATGTTTGGAGTTATTTCGTGGTTGTTAGTGTAGTGAAAGGTTTGGGATACGATGGGTTTAAAGATCTGTGGTACTCTATAGGAGGGGCTTCAGTGTTGGATGATAAGTTAGAGTGTTTGTGTGATGACACTGGTGCCATGCATATGGTTAATTTAGCTAGGCTGAATGGTGAGGTGCATGTGTTTGTGATACACCCTGTTTCTGAACCCCAAGTCATACATATGCTGGAAAATGTTGGTCATGATGAAGGACAAGTTGAAGAAATGACTGATGTTGATGGTGAACAGCAAGAGATGagtgatgttgatgttgaacAGCAAGAGATGGTTGATGGGCAAGTGGAAGTTCAAGCTGTTGTTGAGGAAGAGGTCCATGGACTTGATGAAGTTGGTGGTGTGTTGGAAGAGATAAGTGACGTTGATGGAGAAGTGGAAGTTCAGGCTGTTGTGGAGGAAGAGGTGCATcaagttgaagaagttggtgGTGTGTTAGAAGGACATATGGGTGATGTTGATGGAGAAGTGAAAGTTGATGctgttatggaggaagaggtgcatgaagttgaagaagttccTGGTGTGTTAGAAGAAATGGGTGATGTTGATGGAGAAGTGGAAGTTGAGGCTGTTGTGGAGGAAGAGGTGCATTTAGTTGAAGAAgttggtggtgatggtgaagaTGAAGGTGAATAA
- the LOC128196251 gene encoding uncharacterized protein LOC128196251 isoform X1 yields the protein MNEVEEDVEIRSWNSSFDGNSEWLEGLVDVNVGCDIDDDIHADLEGNIPVEVQSVSNDFSGPYSSGSSDSMFDVNVEGGNDRGLSDDEWESEQLISAADSDEDNTDVEGYGSFATFVLPKSMVDFKWEVGTYFAEKQDILDAIKSYSLDNGRNIKFVKNNKERMRFKCLGAKGKCPWKLYCAYMKAVQTWQLRTMLDNHTCNREFNLKLIDAKWLSKKLEKTVRENPTVKGVDIREKIQRKWNIGISRCMAYRAKNIATKHIDGSFKEQYKRLYDYAHELVA from the coding sequence ATgaatgaagttgaagaagatgtAGAAATCCGAAGTTGGAATTCCTCTTTTGATGGAAATAGTGAGTGGTTGGAGGGGCTTGTTGATGTCAATGTTGGTTGTGATATAGATGATGATATACATGCAGATTTGGAGGGAAATATTCCAGTGGAAGTCCAAAGTGTGTCAAATGACTTTAGTGGACCATATTCCAGTGGGAGTTCTGACAGCATGTTTGATGTTAATGTAGAGGGTGGGAATGATAGAGGTTTGTCAGATGATGAGTGGGAATCTGAACAATTAATTAGTGCAGCAGACAGTGATGAAGACAATACCGATGTAGAGGGTTATGGGAGTTTTGCAACATTTGTTTTGCCAAAAAGTATGGTTGACTTCAAGTGGGAAGTTGGGACATATTTTGCTGAAAAACAAGATATTTTGGATGCTATTAAAAGTTATTCCTTGGATAATGGAAGAAATATTAAGTTTGTTAAgaataataaagaaagaatGAGGTTCAAGTGTTTGGGTGCAAAAGGTAAATGTCCATGGAAGTTGTATTGTGCTTATATGAAGGCAGTACAAACATGGCAACTGAGAACTATGCTGGACAACCATACCTGCAACAGGGAGTTCAACCTTAAATTAATTGATGCCAAGTGGTTGAGCAAGAAGTTAGAGAAAACAGTTAGAGAGAATCCAACAGTTAAGGGTGTGGATATAAGGGAAAAAATTCAAAGGAAATGGAACATTGGTATTTCAAGGTGTATGGCTTATAGGGCCAAAAACATAGCAACAAAGCATATTGATGGGTCTTtcaaagaacaatataaaaggTTATATGATTATGCCCATGAGTTGGTTGCATAA